Proteins encoded by one window of Microplitis demolitor isolate Queensland-Clemson2020A chromosome 6, iyMicDemo2.1a, whole genome shotgun sequence:
- the LOC128668127 gene encoding golgin subfamily A member 6-like protein 2, translating to MREWSLENEVERFVSEARKRQDKKDKTNEEWRRQEKEKLIEEKPKKINGNELEEELKERKQKRLNIHIYYENGMYRRKEDVMEVMERRLKVRIEPMRVKFQKGRQIIIESANEKEKRDILGRRKIMKGTGVWVGKEKTSRELEVERWIRRKAKWEQSNGNVTEVEGKKIKIREVWWCWNKKKENWNYESGRMMRKRSEEWVQKETQRPRRERTKIKEESKKIEGK from the coding sequence ATGAGAGAATGGAGCTTGGAAAATGAGGTGGAAAGATTCGTGAGCGAGGCGAGGAAAAGACAAGATAAGAAGGACAAAACAAATGAAGAATGGAGAagacaagaaaaagaaaagctcATTGAAGaaaagccaaaaaaaattaatggaaatgaGCTGGAAGAAGAACTAAAAGAAAGGAAGCAAAAAAGGTtaaacatacacatatattatgaaaatggcATGTACCGAAGAAAAGAAGACGTAATGGAGGTGATGGAAAGGAGATTGAAAGTCAGAATTGAGCCGATGAGAGTAAAATTCCAGAAAGGAAGACAGATAATAATCGAAAGTGCAAATGAGAAAGAGAAGAGAGACATTCTGGGAAGACGGAAGATTATGAAAGGGACCGGAGTGTGGGTGGGGAAAGAAAAAACGAGTAGAGAGTTAGAAGTTGAGAGGTGGATAAGAAGAAAAGCAAAATGGGAGCAGAGTAATGGCAATGTAACAGAAGTAGAggggaagaaaataaaaattagggAGGTGTGGTGGtgttggaataaaaaaaaggagaatTGGAATTATGAAAGTGGGCGAATGATGAGAAAAAGGAGTGAAGAGTgggtacagaaagagacaCAGAGGCCAAGGAGAGAGAGGACCAAAATAAAGGAAGAGAGCAAGAAAATAGAAGGAAAATAA
- the LOC128668129 gene encoding uncharacterized protein LOC128668129: MSGALYGIDIDDLEKTMEEKKRGGTMIGNQRIHVMKYADDVALVADTEEELRGMLKELERYTEENKMEVNVKKTKILICRNGGRKKKGKKWMYKGSEVEELKEFKYLGYHFTTRNSAGKQKKELAQKAQKATNAVWGVIKRSKKNSMRDRMYLMNTVARTVALYGVEVWGWEKSEEIKRVHRRLCKMALGVRRDTPEYIWRDEMGVEKMEVILKERAVRYMKDCMMMEKERWPKIAQKEEMRGIMNRCPTKWGKMVKVALKKM, from the coding sequence ATGAGCGGAGCGTTATATGGCATAGATATCGACGACCTAGAAAAGACGATGGAAGAGAAGAAGAGAGGAGGGACAATGATTGGGAACCAACGAATACATGTCATGAAATATGCGGATGATGTGGCGCTAGTTGCGGACACAGAAGAGGAGCTAAGAGGGATGCTGAAAGAGCTGGAAAGATACACAGAAGAGAATAAGATGGAGGTGaacgtgaaaaaaacaaaaattctaatatgcAGAAATGGAGGTAGAAAAAAGAAGGGAAAGAAATGGATGTATAAAGGAAGTGAGGTCGAAGAactcaaagaatttaaatatcttgggTACCATTTCACCACAAGGAATAGCGcagggaaacaaaaaaaggaaCTAGCACAAAAAGCACAAAAGGCCACAAATGCAGTATGGGGAGTGATAAAAAGGAGCAAAAAGAACAGCATGAGGGACAGGATGTATCTGATGAACACTGTGGCAAGAACAGTAGCTTTGTACGGAGTGGAGGTCTGGGGGTGGGAAAAGTCGGAAGAAATAAAGAGGGTGCATAGGAGGCTCTGCAAGATGGCATTAGGAGTAAGAAGGGATACACCAGAATATATTTGGAGGGACGAGATGGGAGTAGAAAAGATggaagtaatattaaaagaaagagCAGTAAGATATATGAAGGATTGTATGATGATGGAAAAAGAGAGATGGCCAAAGATAGCACAGAAAGAAGAAATGAGAGGGATTATGAACAGGTGCCCGACGAAATGGGGGAAAATGGTGAAGGTtgcgctaaaaaaaatgtaa